From a single ANME-2 cluster archaeon genomic region:
- the cobJ gene encoding precorrin-3B C(17)-methyltransferase, which produces MTMSPSQSHNNGMLYVVGIGPGSPDHMTIKATDVIKNADIIIGNSTYLDQISHLVKSQQVIRSTMGQEVERAKKAIQLARDNTVAMVSGGDSNIYGMAGLVLEVARHENSQAYIEIVPGVTALSAVASLLGAPVVTDFAVISLSDLLTPWDTIEKRLHATTKADMVIGIYNPKSRQRNNNFQKAVKIIRRSREDTVPVGIVKNALRSQGESVIVTTLGKVLEYDDEVDMRTTVIIGNSESGIWNSRIITPRGYHKKYDY; this is translated from the coding sequence ATGACAATGTCACCATCGCAATCGCACAATAACGGGATGCTCTATGTAGTAGGGATCGGGCCTGGGTCGCCCGATCATATGACCATAAAAGCAACAGATGTAATAAAGAATGCAGATATCATTATCGGTAACAGTACATATCTCGATCAGATCAGCCATCTGGTAAAAAGCCAGCAGGTGATAAGATCAACAATGGGGCAAGAAGTGGAAAGGGCAAAAAAAGCCATCCAGTTAGCCCGGGACAATACCGTGGCTATGGTCAGTGGTGGTGATTCCAATATTTATGGTATGGCAGGTCTGGTGCTGGAAGTAGCCAGGCATGAAAATTCACAAGCATATATTGAGATCGTGCCTGGTGTAACAGCTTTAAGTGCTGTGGCAAGTTTGCTGGGTGCTCCTGTTGTTACGGATTTTGCAGTGATCAGTCTGAGTGATCTGCTCACACCATGGGATACTATTGAGAAACGTTTGCATGCAACGACAAAGGCAGATATGGTAATAGGTATCTATAATCCAAAAAGCAGGCAGAGGAACAATAACTTTCAAAAAGCTGTTAAAATTATCCGGCGCAGCAGGGAAGATACCGTACCTGTAGGTATTGTTAAAAATGCGCTGCGCAGTCAAGGTGAATCAGTCATCGTAACCACACTGGGTAAAGTGCTGGAATATGACGATGAAGTGGACATGAGAACTACGGTGATCATTGGAAACAGTGAATCCGGAATATGGAATTCCAGGATAATCACACCAAGGGGGTATCATAAGAAATATGACTACTGA
- a CDS encoding precorrin-8X methylmutase translates to MTTDLLTTAGQHTKKIDPELVRRCIEPGATTPEAMTISEAGRAIAREIVGDNGPEDGIRQRCVVATGDPAIKDLLVFSNDPVKAGIGAISAGVTIYTDIRMVKTGIIKKGHECQIECVLDIEGAPQLAQKLGITRTSAGFLSAAQGLENSIIVIGNAPSAAITVSRMVEYGIRPVMIVAVPVGFVNAAESKEKIRKIDIPSIICTGTRGGTPVAVACINEMIIMSGKV, encoded by the coding sequence ATGACTACTGATCTATTAACAACCGCCGGACAGCATACTAAGAAAATCGATCCCGAACTTGTCCGAAGATGTATAGAACCGGGAGCTACAACTCCTGAAGCCATGACTATATCAGAAGCAGGCCGCGCTATTGCAAGAGAGATCGTAGGAGATAATGGTCCGGAAGATGGGATACGCCAGCGCTGTGTAGTAGCCACTGGAGATCCGGCAATTAAGGACCTGCTGGTGTTTAGCAATGACCCGGTTAAAGCCGGGATTGGTGCCATATCTGCAGGTGTGACTATATATACTGATATAAGGATGGTAAAGACAGGTATTATCAAGAAAGGACATGAGTGTCAAATAGAGTGCGTACTGGATATAGAAGGTGCTCCACAACTTGCCCAAAAGTTAGGTATTACCAGGACATCGGCGGGTTTTCTGAGTGCTGCACAGGGTCTTGAGAATTCTATTATAGTCATTGGAAATGCACCTTCGGCTGCTATTACTGTTTCCCGTATGGTGGAATATGGTATCAGGCCGGTCATGATCGTGGCTGTTCCTGTGGGATTCGTGAACGCTGCCGAATCAAAAGAAAAGATAAGGAAAATAGACATACCATCCATAATCTGCACTGGAACCAGGGGGGGTACACCTGTGGCAGTAGCCTGCATTAATGAGATGATAATCATGTCAGGCAAGGTATAA
- a CDS encoding cobyrinate a,c-diamide synthase, with amino-acid sequence MTKAVMITGTHSGVGKTTVSLGLMAALTRRGMSVQPFKVGPDFIDPSHHTAISGNPSMNLDSYIMGTKGVCRTFAKYQNSDISIIEGVMGLYDGIESTQIASSAHVAKTLGIPVLLVINVHGMSRSAAAVAKGYQMLDPDVNIAGLVLNQVGSPRHRKLVEDALKAEGIDIPVIGSLPSNRELFLPSRHLGLYMAHEQMQDYDKLADFIDANVDMNALLGISSIPDIPKNIKKINEDGNTEIGKEKRFNVIIGVAMDGAFCFYYQEMMDELQKLGAKLVFFSPMSDDLPDIDGLILGGGYPELFPAELSSGSALTGIRKATVDGMPIYAECGGLMYLGKSLEIEGHTYKMAGVLDARSSMVGRFQALGYTEAEVVCDNPLSLKGQVIRGHEFHYSITECDRDARFAYSMNRGKGIEDAKDGLMVYNTLAGYMHTHPASASMERFVDMCREYSRR; translated from the coding sequence ATGACAAAAGCTGTGATGATCACAGGGACCCACAGCGGTGTGGGTAAAACTACAGTATCACTTGGATTAATGGCAGCACTTACACGCAGGGGTATGTCAGTCCAGCCTTTCAAGGTCGGACCGGATTTTATAGACCCTTCACACCATACAGCTATCAGCGGTAATCCCTCCATGAACCTTGATTCTTACATCATGGGTACAAAGGGAGTATGCAGAACCTTTGCTAAATATCAAAACTCAGACATATCCATTATAGAAGGTGTAATGGGCCTGTATGATGGTATTGAATCCACCCAGATCGCAAGCAGTGCCCACGTTGCTAAAACATTAGGTATACCTGTGCTGCTGGTTATCAATGTCCACGGCATGTCACGCAGTGCAGCGGCTGTGGCAAAAGGATACCAGATGCTGGACCCGGATGTTAACATTGCCGGACTGGTATTAAATCAGGTAGGCAGCCCCAGGCACCGTAAACTTGTGGAAGATGCGCTAAAGGCTGAAGGTATTGATATTCCGGTAATAGGGTCTCTTCCTTCGAACAGGGAACTTTTCCTGCCATCCAGGCATCTGGGACTGTATATGGCTCATGAGCAGATGCAGGATTACGATAAACTTGCAGATTTTATTGATGCAAATGTTGATATGAATGCTTTGCTTGGGATATCATCAATACCTGATATCCCGAAAAATATAAAAAAAATAAATGAAGATGGAAATACAGAAATAGGTAAAGAAAAACGATTCAATGTTATAATAGGCGTAGCAATGGATGGTGCTTTTTGTTTTTATTATCAGGAAATGATGGATGAATTACAAAAGCTTGGTGCTAAGCTTGTATTTTTCAGTCCCATGTCAGATGATCTGCCTGATATTGATGGATTGATATTAGGCGGCGGGTATCCAGAACTGTTTCCTGCCGAACTCTCATCCGGCAGTGCGCTAACTGGCATCAGGAAGGCTACCGTGGACGGTATGCCAATATATGCGGAATGCGGCGGGCTGATGTATCTGGGAAAAAGTCTGGAAATTGAAGGACATACATACAAAATGGCTGGTGTACTGGATGCCAGGTCGAGCATGGTAGGGAGATTTCAGGCATTGGGATATACTGAAGCAGAAGTTGTGTGTGATAATCCTCTATCATTAAAGGGACAGGTAATAAGAGGACATGAGTTCCATTATTCTATAACCGAATGCGACCGTGATGCCAGGTTTGCGTACAGTATGAATAGAGGGAAAGGTATAGAGGACGCAAAGGATGGACTTATGGTATATAATACACTGGCTGGTTATATGCATACCCATCCTGCTTCTGCATCCATGGAACGGTTTGTGGATATGTGCAGGGAATACAGCCGCAGATAG
- a CDS encoding cobalt-precorrin-5B (C(1))-methyltransferase, with amino-acid sequence MIDPVNNFTIPQEWIDKVAIPLDELKKGVSDGLLVVLSNGDILNRGFTTGTTSAAAAKSAVLSLKKKDMITTVSVPTPCGIRAKLDVRALAGRAEVVKIPGDHESDVIGGLVFVAKAHPAKDISLIAADGIGTVTKGGLQVKVGEPAINPVPELQIMDAIKEGLSETGLEGAVVTLSVPDGRKVSEKTLNSTIGVMGGISVLGTTGFVEPWSDHLGEVKMELVSDASRVVLTTGRIGMRYSQMLFPEHTVVMVGSRIDEGINASGGETIICGLPGLILKWAVPGILIASGFNTVQELIETDRNSQLIDNAVAAAVERSKGARIVLVDRSGAVIRDSGGVL; translated from the coding sequence CTGATAGATCCTGTAAATAATTTTACCATTCCGCAGGAATGGATAGATAAGGTTGCAATACCACTGGATGAACTTAAAAAAGGCGTTTCTGACGGACTGCTGGTAGTGCTTTCGAATGGAGATATCCTTAATCGGGGATTTACTACGGGAACTACATCTGCAGCTGCTGCCAAGTCAGCAGTCCTGTCCCTGAAGAAAAAGGATATGATCACGACAGTTTCGGTTCCCACACCTTGCGGTATAAGAGCAAAGCTGGATGTAAGGGCTTTGGCAGGAAGGGCAGAAGTTGTGAAAATACCAGGAGATCATGAAAGTGATGTAATAGGCGGGCTGGTGTTTGTAGCTAAAGCGCATCCTGCTAAGGATATTTCTTTGATAGCTGCAGATGGTATAGGTACGGTCACAAAGGGAGGCTTACAAGTAAAGGTGGGCGAACCTGCTATTAATCCTGTACCTGAACTCCAGATAATGGATGCTATTAAGGAAGGATTGAGCGAGACCGGACTTGAGGGTGCTGTTGTTACATTATCCGTACCTGATGGTAGGAAGGTGTCTGAAAAAACATTGAATTCTACTATTGGAGTAATGGGGGGTATCTCTGTTTTAGGTACTACCGGATTTGTCGAACCATGGAGTGACCACCTGGGTGAGGTTAAAATGGAATTGGTCAGTGATGCATCCAGGGTAGTACTGACGACAGGAAGAATAGGTATGCGTTATTCCCAGATGCTGTTTCCCGAACATACAGTAGTTATGGTAGGCAGCAGGATCGATGAAGGCATCAATGCATCCGGAGGCGAAACAATTATATGCGGCCTGCCAGGCCTGATACTCAAATGGGCCGTACCTGGTATTCTGATTGCATCAGGGTTTAATACGGTACAGGAATTAATAGAAACAGATAGAAATAGTCAGTTGATCGATAATGCAGTGGCTGCTGCAGTAGAAAGATCAAAAGGTGCAAGGATTGTGCTTGTTGACAGGAGTGGTGCCGTAATTCGTGACTCAGGTGGTGTGTTGTGA
- a CDS encoding cobalt-precorrin-7 (C(5))-methyltransferase, with protein MKIVGVGVGPGMLTVEAAKAIQHAEVIYGSERAIELAAEHICCEIKHIKDYSRLHELPDNAVVLSTGDPNLSGLGKYARPGDVVIPGISSLQAACARLHIDQSGIVVITAHGRDPAPAAVKLRSAITLGFTVFLLPAYEFGVEQVAAMLLDMGIDVPIAVFERLGYEDERVEVGSGSEPPCVNSKLYCIMVGYAIV; from the coding sequence GTGAAGATCGTAGGTGTAGGTGTGGGTCCGGGTATGCTGACAGTGGAAGCAGCAAAGGCTATACAGCATGCAGAGGTGATTTACGGTTCAGAGCGTGCAATTGAACTGGCAGCAGAACATATTTGCTGTGAGATCAAACATATAAAGGATTATTCAAGATTGCATGAACTGCCTGATAATGCGGTTGTGCTGTCTACAGGAGACCCGAACCTTTCAGGACTTGGTAAATATGCGAGACCTGGCGATGTAGTGATACCTGGCATTTCTTCACTGCAGGCAGCATGTGCCAGGCTTCATATCGACCAATCCGGAATTGTAGTTATTACTGCACATGGAAGGGACCCGGCTCCTGCTGCTGTGAAACTAAGATCAGCTATAACTTTGGGATTTACTGTTTTTTTACTTCCGGCATATGAATTCGGGGTGGAGCAGGTAGCAGCAATGTTGCTAGATATGGGAATTGATGTACCTATTGCTGTTTTTGAGCGGCTTGGATACGAAGATGAACGGGTGGAAGTGGGAAGTGGGAGTGAACCACCATGTGTGAATTCCAAGTTGTATTGCATTATGGTGGGATATGCGATAGTGTGA
- the pdxT gene encoding pyridoxal 5'-phosphate synthase glutaminase subunit PdxT — translation MRIAVIAIQGNVEEHIESAKKAMEDMGIPGEVLPVRHSGTIPTCDAIILPGGESTTLGRLMAREGIDVEIKEAAAAGKPIMGTCAGLVLLAKDGGEQVLRTGQQLLGLMDISVDRNAFGGQRKSFEIPLEISMLDSPYNVVFIRAPVITRVGPDVEVLARFNDKIVAARQGNILGLAFHPELTDDLRIHYYFLGMMK, via the coding sequence ATGAGAATTGCAGTAATTGCGATACAGGGAAATGTAGAAGAACACATTGAATCTGCTAAGAAAGCAATGGAAGATATGGGCATCCCCGGAGAAGTGCTCCCTGTACGCCACAGCGGCACCATCCCAACATGCGACGCCATTATCCTGCCCGGCGGCGAGAGCACCACACTTGGGCGGCTTATGGCCCGTGAGGGCATAGATGTCGAGATCAAGGAAGCCGCCGCCGCAGGCAAACCTATAATGGGCACCTGTGCCGGCCTGGTACTGCTGGCAAAGGATGGCGGAGAGCAGGTTCTGCGGACTGGGCAGCAGCTGCTGGGTTTAATGGATATCAGTGTGGACCGCAACGCTTTCGGCGGCCAGAGGAAGTCCTTTGAAATACCGCTTGAGATATCGATGCTGGATTCACCGTATAATGTGGTGTTCATCCGTGCCCCTGTGATCACCAGGGTGGGACCGGATGTAGAAGTACTTGCACGTTTTAACGATAAGATAGTGGCAGCCAGGCAGGGAAATATTTTAGGGCTGGCATTCCATCCGGAACTTACTGACGACCTGAGGATACATTATTATTTCCTTGGAATGATGAAATAG
- a CDS encoding energy-coupling factor ABC transporter permease: protein MHIMEGFLPSPWWWIWIFISLPVIIYGIYKLNVLIKNKRDLLPLLAVAGAYIFILSSLKLPSVTGSCSHPTGTGLAAILFGPAISAVLGLIVLLYQALFLAHGGLTTLGANVFSMGIAGPVIAFVIYKACTKAGLNFYIAVFLACSLADLATYVVTSIELALAFPAQTGGVLTSFKAFATIFAVTQVPLAIIEGAITVLIFKYVIQVKSDVLVKLDVLSEAGLRKIKELTT from the coding sequence ATGCATATTATGGAAGGTTTTTTACCAAGCCCTTGGTGGTGGATATGGATTTTCATATCACTACCTGTAATAATTTATGGCATCTATAAACTGAATGTACTGATCAAGAACAAACGTGACCTTTTGCCACTACTGGCTGTGGCCGGAGCATACATATTCATCCTGTCCTCACTCAAATTACCTTCAGTGACAGGAAGCTGTTCCCATCCCACAGGTACAGGTTTAGCAGCCATATTATTCGGGCCAGCCATCTCAGCCGTACTCGGTTTGATCGTACTGCTGTACCAGGCCCTGTTCCTGGCCCATGGTGGTCTGACCACACTGGGAGCCAATGTATTCTCCATGGGAATCGCAGGTCCAGTTATTGCATTTGTAATCTACAAGGCATGCACGAAAGCAGGACTTAATTTCTATATTGCTGTGTTCCTGGCATGCTCACTTGCAGACCTGGCCACCTACGTAGTTACCTCAATTGAACTGGCCCTGGCATTCCCGGCGCAGACCGGGGGCGTACTTACATCATTTAAAGCCTTTGCAACCATCTTTGCAGTCACACAGGTTCCGCTGGCTATAATTGAAGGAGCCATTACTGTGCTGATCTTCAAGTATGTGATCCAGGTCAAAAGCGATGTGCTGGTAAAACTTGATGTTTTAAGCGAGGCCGGATTGCGCAAGATCAAGGAGTTGACAACATGA
- a CDS encoding energy-coupling factor ABC transporter substrate-binding protein, whose translation MKLEIIVAVIILIFTAQFLYISSTTDAEFGGADGEAEGVIEELTGGTYEPIADPIWEPPSGEIESLLFSLQAAIGALVIGYYFGYYRGKKQPA comes from the coding sequence ATGAAACTGGAAATCATCGTAGCTGTTATAATATTAATCTTCACTGCCCAGTTCCTTTATATCTCCTCAACCACGGACGCAGAATTCGGCGGTGCGGATGGCGAGGCAGAGGGTGTAATAGAAGAATTGACCGGCGGCACCTATGAACCTATAGCCGACCCCATCTGGGAGCCTCCCAGCGGCGAGATAGAAAGCCTCCTTTTTTCACTCCAGGCTGCCATCGGAGCCCTGGTCATAGGATATTATTTCGGATATTACAGGGGCAAGAAACAGCCGGCGTAA
- the cbiQ gene encoding cobalt ECF transporter T component CbiQ, which translates to MNNLLDDYALASPLRHSNNWLKLTVVAVGVLGGVSAASPVTPLFIALCMGFAAVVLAKVPVKFYLKLIALPLGFAATGSIVILFFFGSGNEIASIDILRYHLVIRSQGLNMAVLIMARTLSGMCCMFFLALSTPMVELFSVLKTSRVPDVFIELSMLIYRYIFVLLEVAVSIKYAQTVRLGYKDFLTSLHSTGMLAGTLFIRSWEQGERLYITMDSRCYDGKLAMFSSKKPVKAFELVLTSLYVISIIAISFSTKNMSIV; encoded by the coding sequence ATGAATAACCTGCTGGATGATTATGCACTGGCAAGCCCACTGCGGCACAGTAACAACTGGTTAAAACTCACCGTGGTTGCCGTAGGGGTGCTTGGTGGCGTATCGGCTGCATCCCCGGTAACACCCCTGTTCATAGCTTTATGTATGGGTTTTGCAGCAGTTGTCCTGGCAAAGGTCCCTGTAAAGTTCTATTTAAAGCTGATAGCTCTGCCTCTGGGTTTTGCAGCCACCGGGTCTATTGTCATACTGTTCTTCTTTGGCTCAGGAAATGAAATTGCATCAATTGATATACTTAGGTATCATCTGGTGATTCGCAGCCAGGGGTTGAATATGGCGGTACTTATTATGGCTAGAACGCTTAGCGGAATGTGCTGCATGTTCTTTCTTGCACTCTCAACACCTATGGTCGAACTATTTTCAGTGCTCAAGACATCCAGGGTACCGGATGTTTTCATCGAACTCTCAATGCTGATATACCGTTATATCTTTGTCCTGCTGGAAGTGGCAGTGAGCATAAAATACGCCCAGACTGTAAGGCTGGGTTATAAGGATTTTCTGACTTCGCTGCATTCTACTGGCATGCTTGCAGGCACCCTGTTCATCAGGTCATGGGAACAGGGAGAAAGACTATATATAACAATGGACTCCAGGTGTTATGACGGGAAACTGGCTATGTTCTCCTCAAAAAAACCGGTTAAAGCCTTTGAATTGGTACTCACCTCACTTTACGTTATTTCAATAATTGCAATTTCTTTTTCCACGAAAAACATGTCTATAGTATGA
- a CDS encoding ATP-binding cassette domain-containing protein — protein sequence MIILETRNLEYAYPDGTLAVDGIDIEIEKGKRIAFVGPNGSGKSTLFLLLNGTLKPSQGEVLFQGRPIKYDAKSLREVRRQIGIVFQNSDDQLFAPTVYHDVAFGPVNLGLPEEKVESCVNHTLKYFGLTELRDKPPHHLSGGQKKKVAIAGVFAMEPEVIILDEPLSNLDPAGASEIVELLNELKHFGKTIIISTHDVDLASKWADVVYVLNGGKVYNKGHPSRIFSDRILMENTKLKLPTIVETFREFEARGIADGHAPMTLLDLVDSVEGPYIGVRCAVADCDIPKGQQVGLFIREGTIVAVPYTQQEAAGLALSDAAAGDEVLIEGVRGSLTSGTGRIHVVRIPRVMEGGSKNVDIGDLQALVDGATFNRVGAMGTSAKVTAAKAGIHPDFEVDVIQSAMLSALRGLDCLILASGGMAELVKQRVDERNSNGCRNIQCSIEKF from the coding sequence ATGATTATTCTTGAAACACGGAACCTGGAATATGCATACCCGGACGGGACACTTGCAGTTGATGGTATCGACATCGAAATTGAAAAGGGCAAGAGGATAGCCTTCGTTGGCCCAAATGGCTCTGGAAAATCAACGCTGTTCCTGCTATTGAACGGTACCCTGAAACCCAGTCAAGGGGAGGTGCTTTTTCAGGGCAGGCCGATAAAGTACGATGCAAAGTCGCTACGTGAAGTTCGAAGGCAGATAGGGATTGTGTTCCAGAACTCTGACGACCAGCTATTTGCCCCTACTGTATATCATGATGTGGCTTTTGGTCCTGTCAACCTGGGACTCCCTGAAGAAAAGGTCGAAAGTTGTGTAAATCATACCCTGAAATACTTTGGTCTTACCGAACTCAGGGACAAACCACCTCATCACCTGAGCGGCGGACAGAAGAAAAAGGTTGCAATTGCAGGTGTGTTCGCCATGGAACCTGAGGTTATCATCCTTGATGAGCCCCTGTCCAACCTTGACCCTGCCGGAGCCAGTGAAATTGTAGAGCTGCTCAACGAGTTGAAACATTTTGGAAAGACCATCATCATTTCCACCCATGATGTGGACCTCGCATCAAAATGGGCTGATGTTGTGTATGTCCTGAATGGTGGCAAGGTATACAATAAAGGGCATCCGTCCCGTATTTTTTCAGACAGGATACTTATGGAGAATACAAAACTGAAACTTCCCACTATTGTTGAGACCTTCAGGGAATTTGAGGCAAGGGGGATTGCTGATGGACACGCCCCCATGACGCTCCTTGACCTAGTGGACTCGGTGGAGGGGCCGTATATTGGTGTGAGGTGTGCGGTGGCTGATTGTGATATCCCTAAAGGACAGCAGGTAGGGTTATTCATACGGGAAGGCACTATTGTGGCCGTGCCGTATACACAGCAGGAGGCTGCCGGTCTGGCATTATCCGATGCTGCTGCTGGTGATGAGGTACTAATTGAGGGTGTCAGGGGTTCGCTTACGTCCGGGACCGGCCGCATCCATGTAGTCCGGATACCCAGGGTGATGGAAGGCGGTTCAAAGAATGTGGATATCGGTGATCTTCAGGCATTAGTGGACGGGGCGACTTTTAACAGGGTGGGTGCAATGGGCACTTCTGCCAAGGTAACTGCGGCAAAGGCAGGGATCCATCCTGATTTTGAGGTCGATGTCATCCAGTCTGCCATGCTGTCAGCCCTGCGGGGCCTGGACTGCCTGATACTGGCCAGTGGCGGTATGGCTGAACTTGTAAAACAGCGGGTAGATGAGCGAAACAGTAACGGTTGTCGTAATATCCAGTGCAGCATAGAGAAGTTCTGA
- a CDS encoding DUF2326 domain-containing protein — MTLVDLEERIKRLDDNLSNFKVAEDYNAVQLEADRVEKELYSLNNRVIMLQNNIENIDKNLEFSPDINKENIKAIYRESKIHFPENMTKTLDELEVFYEKLISNRKRRLIEQQNKLKLEQQNKKAGVGTLQKDFDKLMQYLGEHQALDLFVSLSSKNAELKAECDSLKKYQELQSEYKIKERQSEKDFIELTEVTEQYLTEIEPDTVVLRDYFRRLAKIFYPDSVAGLTIECNDGENQLLFNIDAKIESDASDGINNVKIFCYDLTILFEGHNHNIDFVFHDSRLFDGMDEIRKSSMFKTVYQKFTQVNKQYIATVNQNQLEEIKKHIKGDEFEKIITQNTVLTLTDESDYEKLLGIKVDIPDE, encoded by the coding sequence TTGACGCTTGTTGACCTTGAAGAGCGGATAAAACGGCTTGATGACAATTTAAGTAATTTTAAAGTAGCAGAGGATTATAACGCCGTTCAGTTGGAAGCAGATCGGGTGGAGAAGGAACTTTATTCATTAAATAATCGCGTTATAATGTTGCAAAACAATATAGAGAATATTGATAAAAATCTCGAATTTTCCCCAGACATAAATAAAGAGAATATCAAAGCTATTTACAGAGAATCAAAGATTCATTTTCCTGAAAATATGACAAAAACGTTGGATGAGCTGGAAGTATTTTATGAAAAATTGATATCCAATCGTAAAAGAAGATTAATTGAACAGCAAAATAAACTGAAACTGGAACAACAAAATAAAAAAGCAGGTGTTGGAACACTACAGAAAGATTTTGATAAGCTTATGCAGTATCTCGGGGAGCATCAGGCACTTGATCTTTTTGTAAGCCTTAGCAGTAAAAATGCAGAATTAAAAGCGGAGTGTGACAGTCTCAAAAAATACCAAGAGCTACAGTCTGAATATAAAATTAAAGAAAGGCAGTCTGAGAAAGATTTTATAGAGCTTACAGAAGTTACAGAACAATATTTAACCGAAATCGAGCCTGATACGGTCGTATTGCGAGACTATTTTAGAAGACTTGCGAAAATATTCTATCCTGATAGCGTGGCAGGTCTTACCATAGAGTGTAATGATGGAGAAAATCAGTTGCTGTTTAACATTGATGCTAAAATCGAATCAGATGCTTCTGACGGCATCAACAATGTCAAAATTTTCTGTTACGATTTGACGATACTATTTGAAGGACATAACCACAATATTGATTTTGTTTTTCATGATAGCAGGCTTTTTGACGGCATGGACGAAATACGAAAATCAAGTATGTTTAAAACCGTTTATCAAAAGTTTACACAAGTAAATAAACAGTATATTGCAACGGTAAATCAGAATCAGCTTGAAGAAATCAAAAAACATATAAAAGGTGATGAGTTTGAAAAAATTATTACTCAGAATACAGTATTAACTCTAACTGATGAATCAGATTATGAAAAATTGCTAGGTATCAAAGTGGATATACCGGACGAATAA